In a single window of the Oreochromis niloticus isolate F11D_XX unplaced genomic scaffold, O_niloticus_UMD_NMBU tig00006675_pilon, whole genome shotgun sequence genome:
- the LOC112845319 gene encoding V-set domain containing T-cell activation inhibitor 1-like, giving the protein MKHLFTPYEPIRSLLPVPTAASLITGISQHASAVELYEGELFVLLPCEFPTFELDSPTVVWSRSNLGPPTVHQLQGDELKDPNQRYSGRTSMKTDALETGDLSLNLTNLHPSDSATYTCSVRSFRLRDVPLQVKGQHQTKTLL; this is encoded by the exons ATGAAACATTTATTCACACCTTAtgaaccaatcaggagcctccTACCTGTTCCCACAGCCGCCTCATTAATAACAGGaa tttcccagcatgcctcggCTGTGGAGCTGTATGAGGGAGAGCTGTttgtcctgctgccctgtgaGTTTCCCACTTTTGAACTGGACAGCCCCACAGTGGTGTGGAGTCGCTCCAACCTCGGTCCTCCAACCGTCCACCAGCTTCAAGGAGACGAACTGAAAGATCCAAACCAGCGTTACAGCGGCCGAACATCCATGAAGACTGACGCTCtggaaactggagacctcagcctGAACCTGACCAACCTCCACCCGTCTGACAGCGCCACTTACACCTGCTCCGTCAGATCATTTAGACTGAGAGATGTCCCACTGCAGGTTAAAGGTCAACATCAAACCAAAACCCTGCTGTAG